CATAACTTTGTTCTATTTCTGGGTTTACACTGTACTGGGGTACTGAGGTTAAGTCATGCAATTTTGGTGCACGCCTGACTACGAAGTTGGAAACACCATTGGTTTTGCTAATCTAAAATTATCTGCAGAGAATTGAGTCAGCAGTTGGTGATAAGCCCATGAAACCGAAGAAATCACCAGTCAAGAAATTGCCTGATAGTCTTGTCTCTGATAGCAAATGGAATCCAAGAGGCAAGTAGAACATATCAAGATACATTGAACACCATAGCAGCACAGACCTTAATTGCAACGATGGAAATTAATGTTTCTATAATGTGACGATAGATGCTCAGCAGATGAGCGCAGCAAAGGAAGCGCTTCACGTGTCGACGCTGCCACCATTTGTCTCTTGCCgagaaaatgaacaaaagatgATTGTGGATTTTTGCAAGGGATGCATCAAGCAGGAGAAACCCGGCAGCTTATACATCTGTGGATGCCCTGGGACAGGAAAGTCCTTATCCATGGAAAAAGTGAAGGGGCTCTTACTGCATTGGACACAGGAGGTTACCTTGCCGTTCTTTACTGCTTGATGATGCTGTGGCCATATTAATTATTTCTTTCTGTGTATAGGATCCCAAGAAGCACCATCGATCATTTTAGATGAAAAGATTCAACAAATTTTGGAACAGCTGCATTTCCACAAGTTAAACACCTTCACTAAGGAGTTAGGACATGCCTCATATATGATGAAATTGTGTCATTGCTTCTCACAGGACCTCAATGTTATTCGTGCACATTTTTCCTCGATGGTTTGATCACATAGTATTTACCTTTATTGAATATCAGCACATAGAAACTCAGGTCTCCAAACTAAATTATAGGAGTTTTTTGCTCGTCTTCAAAATTggcaagtcaatttttttttttaagcatgttTGCTAGGAGTGAATCAAGAACCAGAAGTGACAATCATTTCTGATTTCCTCTAATATGTCTCAAGTTTTGATCCGTTTGTGATCTCTctttacaatttttcttttaatgtatCCAGGCTGGTCTTCAGCAGCCAGAAGTTTTAACTTTAAATTGCACTTCTCTATCCAGCACATCTGAGATCTTCAGCAAGGTGCTTATATTGGAAGCATGTATATTTGCATGTTAGAACTTCAACGTCCTTATCTGCCATGTTTGCTGACAGATAATATCCAAGTACCAATCACCAAAAATGACAAATGATCGTACCTCAGCTTTGCAACTGCTTCAGAAATTATATTCAGAGAAGCAACAATCCACGAAGATGATGTAAGGAGCAATTTCATTGACTATCACACCATGAGGCAATATTGGCCCAAAGTCATGTAGATCCTGATAGAGTTCGACATGTTACAAGACGATGCTAATTCTTTTAAGTTGCTCACATTTATGGCAGTAGGAGCATATGAGTCTATGCTTCTACTGAACTCATTTTTCCTCTTGCAGGCTAATTATTGCAGATGAATTGGATTATTTGATCACAAAAGACCGTGCTGTGCTTCATGATCTTTTCATGCTCACCACTTTCCCATTCTCTAAATGTATATTAGTAGGTACTTATCATTGCTCGCTATATCTGGTTGTACtatatcttttacttttcttaatGGTTTTACAAAGCAATATGCTACACGCAATTTGATGCAAGTTTTGCCGTATTCCTTCTTGCAGGAATAGCAAATGCCATAGACTTGGCAGATCGTTTTCTACCGAGGCTTCAAGCCTTAAATTGTGAGCCatcttttcttgatttgataAGATACAAATGTTTTGTcttgataattttattttttactttttgcttaatCTGAACTTTGGGGCTCCCGCACttccattttctttaaatttgaaACACTTGAAGCTATCGCAACCTATAAATATTGACACCCATATTCACGTATAAttccttcaaaaaaatttcaaattcagatGATGTTTTCGATTTCAAGGGGAAGCACAAAAAATACGTTTCGATTTTGCTGAATCTTAAACAAACAAGCCCTTGGCGTTTCTCTGATCTTAATATAGTGCTTACTCCTATCTTTGTACTTTCGTTCCTGTTAGGCAAGCCTATCATTGTAACTTTTCGGGCTTACTCCCCAGAGCAGATCATCAGGATTCTTCAACAGAGACTCAAGGTAATTACATGCTTTTCCCTAGTAGAATCTTTCTTGTGTTCTCAGTGCCATGCAACATCTGACCACTAAACCCTGGATATGTTGCCTTTTTGAAATCGAGTATTTGGGTATTTGACCTTCAATGTCATGATGCCTAATCTACCTCTACGTGTCATTTAACGAGTGcgtcttcttttttccatttttccttcgATTGAAGATCTGGTGGCTGTGCATATGGCACATTTTACTTATCACCTTGGAACTTAATGGTCAAGTTCACACAAAATTTTCTTACGGGAGATAAATTTTTGAGGAATTCTTTTTAAGGACTTTAATGAGAAGACTTTGCTGAAATCACAGTAATTAAGAGCCATTGATGTTTATTTAGGGCTGTTTATTTGACAGGTGCTCCCTTATCCTGTCTTTCAACCACATGCCCTGGAACTCTGTGCCAGAGTGAGTCcattagtaatttttttcctcctgaGTTTGAAACTTCTGCATCATGTCCGCTCTTTCTTTAATTATTGGTAATTATGCATACTAAGTGAAAGAGATGTAACAGAAAGTTGCAGCCGCATCTGGAGACATGAGGAAAGCTCTTTGTATTTGCAGGTTCGTAACTTAACACAAGACAAGTTCACTCGTAGCCTATAGTAGATTGTTAGATTTGCAAGCATTCATGCCATGATTTCTTCCTGTTACTGTATTTTTAAAGAACATAAGCATTTATATTATGATAAAAAATGCAGAAATTGATAGCCTTTGCGAGCTCTATATCTCAGAAACAAAAGCCTCCATACCATTGTCATCACTGTAGGAATTACTACTATTTAAAGAggatttttttccttgttttggcAAATTGACTTCTCAGTCTGTTAGCTTCTCCACAACGCCGGTGAAGGAACTTACCAGTTATTGCAATCGATTATATGATTTCTGTTATAAGTTTTCCTCCATTGCCATGAGCAGTAACTGAAGTTAGGTATTGATGCAGGGCTGCTATTGATATGCTAGAGGCGGAGCTTCAAGAGTCAACAAGAAGCCTATATTTGTCAATGCATAATGAGGACAAGGGTCAGCAAGCAGTCACAGCGCCTGGATGCTCAAAACTGCAAGAAATAGATGCTGTGAGTGTCTGCTGTAGCGACTTTGCATTCCTCTTCCAAGCTGTGACCTCTCTAATTTGCTCCAGTCATACATACCTGTAAAAGTGAAGGCTTTTGACATCTGTCAATTGATGACAAGTGTTTGAGGAAGAGATTTGCCTTCTGCATATCTGAATTAGGATTATgttcatcaaaagtaacattCTCTCGTCGGCCACTCAGACGCATTAAAACCCGCTGGGGTTGTCCTACAAATAACTCATTCATAAAATTGTTGTAATGATAATAGATCATAAACTGTAAGAACATCGAGCAGATAAACTTTAGAAGAAAAATCATGTATATGTGGAACTGGAAAGCATGCCGCATTTAGTTTATAAAGAGCAGTGGTTTTaatttgtctttattttttctgtctAGGAGTGGGGATGTACCAGTATCAGATTAACTTTTATAATTGTTGCTATGTCATTTTATCATCTTAAGCTTTTTCAGGTTGAAAACTATGTTGTCTAAAATTGCTAAAGAATATTTTTGTCCATCCCCTTTTTAGCCGTTtctgagttctaaaacttttgacaGGTCAGGGTAGATCACATGGTTCTTGCATTATCCAGAACATTCAGATCGCCAGTGGTGGATACCATTCAGAGTCTTCCACAACATCAACAGGTATGTTTAAGCAAATTCCGAGTGCCATCAAATTACGTCATATGTCTAGCAGGTTGAATGTACAGTTTCATGTATTCTTGATGTTTTCTTGATGTTTTCAGTGATTAGCCATTTATAGGCATGGCTTTTCATTTCTTCCTGACTGGTCCTTAGCTGGCCATGCTATTAAAACTTTTGTTACTTGCTTGACAACCGGGCTGCAGATTATACTTTGCTCTGCTGTGAAACTTTTCCGTGGTCGGCAGAAGGATACAATAGTCGGAGAGGTGCGTCTTATTTTGAACTTCTGACTGCAGAAGTATTTTGCAGTTGCTATTGCTAGCTAACTTGGTATAGAAATACAGTTATACAAAAGTTACCTGGATGTCTGTAAGTCAACACACATACCTGCGACTGGATTTCTGGAGTTTTCTGGTATGTGCAGAGTCCTTAGTGATCAGGTAGTATACCGTCCCAAAtgcacaatttttcttttgtccttacCTCGGAGATTGGTCTTTGAAATCAAATACTATCTGCTTAATTGATGGCCATCACTGAAATTGCAGGGTCTTCTCAAACTAGGTCAATCTCGAGAAGATAAATTGCGAAGAATAGCATTAAAAGTTGATGAAGCAgatattgcatttgcattgCAGGTATTACAACAAGATGCTTTCCTCATCATCTACCTATAGCTTCTTCCATTATGATATCTCCAGTCCAACTTTCATATTTTACTATGTTCTGAACAGGGAGTTCGTTTCTTCCGAAATTGTCTTCAGTAGTGCTGCAAACGAAGGCCACAAACTCATCGCTCTTCACTTATCTGGTCACTCGGATTTCAAGGTTAGAATCAGCTCTTCAGGTTGCGttataagaagaagaaattgcGACTAGTCGAGTTATTCATAGTGATCTTAACATAGTGTCAATGATTTGAATTTGTGTGGACAAGTCAAGACTCCCTCCGTCCTGTCCTCTTCTATTCAAAGATGGAGTAGCTCTAACATTCTTCTTTGCATTCAAATTTGTTGTCAGGTgtcttctctctcccctttgAGATCATTGTTACTAgtgtttcctccatcaagaagCTCAGTGGAAAAGCATCAAGGGGAGCTTGAACAGATCGTGTACAGAAGTTATCTCAGACGTACAGGATCGAAGAACCCAAATCGTACCAgataaaatcaatcaaaaatttgAGTATAGGTCTAATGAAAGTTTAAATTTTGTCTGCGAGCTATTAGATGAATAAATtttaagagaaataaaaaagatttactGCACTAAGTAAATAGCTTAGCTGAACAAAGTATTTCCGTGGGGATAAAGAGAACAACTTCCTGAAGGATTTTATGGGAAGCAAGATGAATGCAAAAAAGGATATTATGGCAAGGAAAATTTTATGTCTCTCGAAAGATATACCTTATATTTGGCAACCTCTTGACGCACTTCTTTCAAGTCACCCTTTGTGAAGATCAGCCCCACATTTCCCCGATTCATTCAGAGTTTCCTGTGTAAAGCACCTTTGCAATGTGAAGCAAGCCTCTATTTCTTTGCAAAAATTAAGCAACAGTGCTAGCATGAATACAGCAGCCCCATGGGTCGATGGACCTGTGTGTTTCTCAAAATTTAAAAGACCGGCATTTTTTGGGTTCTTCTCTATTCATCGGTTCCATTTAAGGCAATAAAAAATGAACGTGAGATGTAACGTGTATAGAGTACGAAATCATTTGAGAAACACTTCTTTCGATAAACCAATTCTAAAGATGGCAATAACCTGTTCGGGACTTTCTTTGCAAACAACCATTGGAACCTTACAAACCATGTAGGTATTCTATctcaatcaattttgatgaGGATCCAATCGATGCTTCCCTCCTCTTATTGTGATCGTAAGGATTTGCTAATTTGGGACAGCAATAACAATGGTTCCTTCACAATTAAAGAAGcatatgaattaattgcacgaACACAACAAATGCCGGCTAATCAACTCTAGagttttcaaccaaaaaaaaaaaaaaatactctggACTTTAGTGTGGAAATTAGCTGAGTCACAAAGAATCAAAAGCTTCTTGTGGTTGGTCTCTTACCAGTGTTTACTTACTAATGATGAAAAATTTGACATAAACTCACAATGGATTCTTGATGTGCAATATGCCCACACTCGCCGGAGATAATCGTACATGTACTTAAAGACTGTAAGTATGCAAAGGCAGTTTGGCAAAAGTTTCTACTTGCAAGTTCTTAGGATGAATTCTTTACTCAAGATCTACAACCATGATTTATATCAAACCTATCCAGTTCTTCAACTAGTGTTCAAGATGGCTCGTCTACGGTTGCTTGTTGGCATTTTCGGAACCGGAGGAATAAACAAGTATTTGAGAAGGACTTTTGTATTACTAGAGTACTCTTGTGTCTAATTCTATATTGTGTCAAGGACATTCTATCGGCTCAAGTAACCAAATGTACATGATCTCTTCCTAGGAGAAACGAGATAAGCTTGTGGGTTGAACTGTCTCTCCAATTGGTTGGGTCAAGCTCAATTCTGATAGGACCTCTAAAGGCAACTCGAGCCCTACTTCAGTAGGTGGGCTTCTGTGTAATGAATTAGGTGCTGGCTCATTGGATTTGCTCGGATTGTGAGAGCGTGCTTTTCGCTCAGAATAGAACCGTATGGGGTAAATGTTCGTTTCTTTGGGCATCCCTAAACTTAATGTGGAGGTGGACTCACAAGCGGCTGTTTCTTTGCTCCATAAATCAACTACCTCTCTCAATTCTGGCGACAAGCTTATTTCTCCGATTAAGAAACTTTTAATGTATTTCCAACATGTCAAATTTCCGCATACATTTAGAGAAGGAAACCCATATGTTAACAGGTTAGCAAATTACTTCGTTTACTTGTGTAATGGAAATGATATCTTTAAATAGGCTATCGAAAGGTTTGGTTCCTTTATTGATAGGAGATCGGTTGGATCAAGTTTTGATAGGTGATTTTTTGTGTAATATTTGCTGCTTCGCCCCTTTTATTATAAAACAAGAAAACGAGTAGGAAATCATTGAGAAAAAGTCAtctcaaaaaggaaaatctctTCGCAATCACTTTCCACCACCGTGAAACTGTGGTGGCACGACGTATTGGGTGTGAGACAAAACTCTAGAAGTTCATAATAGATTAACAGTTATATCGTGTCATGGTTTCTCACACTTTTTCCTATAATTGTACTGAAGATTAGAAAAATTGCTATCAGATGAAAATCTCGCTTATCACGAGTATTAAAGAACTCACCCGCATTCGCAACATTCTTAGGACAACATTGATCGAGTCCCCGTGCTGATAAAATGCCAAAAACAAAGTCGGCAATTTCCTTCTACTATATGGTTCTGTACGAGTTGGATGGGTCCCACAAGGTTCTGGTCAGTCCAGTCTCGTCTCTTGCCTTAATTCTATTGTATTAGTGGGGGCCACGAGATTATGGGACAAATGTTTGACTTTAGTAGGCTTACTGGGGAACCACAAATTACGAAGCCTGTGTTTTGTCCTTAGCTCCTTCGCGCAAAATCTCTCCCGTTGACCGGACAACGACACTTAAATTTAATAGTCCTATACATATAAGATGGTTGCTCCACTACAGGTCAATTcctaaatatattttatttgaaataactcGATCTTTTAAAGTGCTGATTGTACGGGTTATAAGAACAATCAATGCGTTAACACTTAACAGTATATATAATCTCTCGCGATGCGGGGATTCCACATGCCCTGTTTTAAATCAAGCTTCCACTCTATGAACATCTTTAGAAGCACTCACTCGACTAACTCTTTCATCTGATCATACAAATCTTTTGGGCCATAATTATCGAGGAAAGAAGctagcccaagcccaagcccaagcccaagacCAAGCCCAAGTTTCAAGACAGTGGGCCTATCGATAGGATTTCCCGGTCCCCATCAAGCAACACGTCCCCGCAAAGACAAAGCGAGATCATCATCCGTTCAAAAACGGCCTCCACACTGTTGAGCCGTTTGAATTCTCtgcctctctcctcccttccgTTCTCTCTCGCCGACACCGAATGCTCTGAAGACTCCCATGGAAACCCTAGCTGTTGCGCCTCCCCAGCTCCCTTCGCTTCCCAGGTTGCGACTCAATGCGGCCTCCGTTGATTTTGGCGGCGGAGTCTCCAGCTCTCTCGCTCTGTTCAGCTCGCGCTCGCGCTTCCCCATTCTGAGATGCTCGGCTCAGTCCTCTCCGTCATTAGGTCAGTCTTCACTCCTTTCATGTTTTGAATTAGGAAGCTGCCGACATGAAGTTGGGATCCGACTTGCGTGTGCATTGATTGCTCGGGAATCGGTAGGATGAAGTAACGGAAGAATGCGATTAGGCACGTGTTTATCTCGTGACAACGATTTCCGTGGCTGAAAAGACTTGTGGATAGCTGAGAAATGGGTC
The genomic region above belongs to Rhodamnia argentea isolate NSW1041297 chromosome 6, ASM2092103v1, whole genome shotgun sequence and contains:
- the LOC115746070 gene encoding cell division control protein 6 homolog B-like, with the translated sequence MPSIAKRCASPISPAHKDLPQTLVGSDGDSTPQKRKLRSGTPAALRESGVAYPGKRVSPRRCLNQSPNTPPKRIESAVGDKPMKPKKSPVKKLPDSLVSDSKWNPRDAQQMSAAKEALHVSTLPPFVSCRENEQKMIVDFCKGCIKQEKPGSLYICGCPGTGKSLSMEKVKGLLLHWTQEAGLQQPEVLTLNCTSLSSTSEIFSKIISKYQSPKMTNDRTSALQLLQKLYSEKQQSTKMMLIIADELDYLITKDRAVLHDLFMLTTFPFSKCILVGIANAIDLADRFLPRLQALNCKPIIVTFRAYSPEQIIRILQQRLKVLPYPVFQPHALELCARKVAAASGDMRKALCICRAAIDMLEAELQESTRSLYLSMHNEDKGQQAVTAPGCSKLQEIDAVRVDHMVLALSRTFRSPVVDTIQSLPQHQQIILCSAVKLFRGRQKDTIVGELYKSYLDVCKSTHIPATGFLEFSGMCRVLSDQGLLKLGQSREDKLRRIALKVDEADIAFALQGVRFFRNCLQ